Proteins encoded in a region of the Puniceibacterium sp. IMCC21224 genome:
- a CDS encoding amphi-Trp domain-containing protein, producing MGEQNKRFTHESLQDAKTIKSLLSSLAKGFAKGKMTLGDDDGELILETAGLMNVRIKAEREDGRCEISLRVYWSDPSEPSERKGTPRIES from the coding sequence ATGGGTGAACAGAACAAACGTTTCACGCACGAGTCCTTGCAAGACGCAAAAACAATCAAGAGCTTGCTGTCCTCGCTGGCCAAGGGGTTCGCAAAAGGCAAGATGACGCTTGGCGATGATGACGGTGAACTGATCCTCGAAACCGCCGGTCTGATGAACGTCAGGATCAAGGCGGAACGCGAAGATGGGCGATGCGAAATCAGCCTCAGAGTTTACTGGTCCGACCCTTCCGAGCCATCTGAGCGCAAGGGAACACCTCGGATCGAGAGCTGA
- a CDS encoding metallophosphoesterase family protein — protein MDYIPHDPGADWHLLPPVFDADARLADLPRVIKPWPGAGTQPQISACLERARRHGGWRWPDRPIIFVSDPHADAEGFLRSLSAAGVIRRDDAQIALTAFGRQARIVLGGDSFDKGPSNLALLDAIAALRATGADMHILAGNHDLRMRMAVAALRGPRTALKEHLFVRMGRKILPALREVFDRFVTPADLDALPDELTCKARLLPGPDWPTRFAAAAQAELRPKVIKKEIAKLVEKLGKFDRQCDRVGMTNREILAAALKCQDVFFEPGGTYAWFFEAMDVVAHSGSVLFVHAGLCDSMCDLLVTGGPDAVNARYRAEAECAALGFYFGPLANLVRTKYRNSDCKLTERGVTALHEAGFHMVVQGHVNNHQGQRLLAKRGLLHLEGDVTLDRASRQLEGLDGIGAGATLIFPTGDVIGLSRDFPWAKHFAPDRMI, from the coding sequence TTGGATTACATCCCACACGACCCCGGCGCGGACTGGCACCTCTTGCCACCGGTGTTTGATGCAGATGCCCGGCTGGCCGATCTGCCGCGTGTGATCAAACCGTGGCCAGGGGCGGGGACGCAGCCGCAGATTTCCGCCTGCCTCGAACGGGCACGCCGTCATGGTGGCTGGCGCTGGCCGGATCGCCCGATCATCTTTGTTTCTGACCCGCACGCCGATGCCGAAGGTTTTTTGCGCTCGCTCAGTGCGGCGGGCGTGATCCGGCGCGATGATGCACAGATCGCCCTGACAGCATTTGGCCGACAGGCGCGGATCGTGCTGGGCGGCGACAGTTTCGACAAGGGGCCGAGCAACCTCGCCCTGCTGGATGCGATCGCCGCGCTGCGTGCTACGGGGGCAGACATGCACATTCTGGCGGGGAACCACGATCTGCGGATGCGCATGGCCGTCGCGGCGCTGCGCGGGCCGCGCACCGCGCTCAAGGAACATCTGTTCGTGCGAATGGGGCGCAAGATCCTTCCGGCGCTGCGCGAAGTGTTCGACCGTTTTGTCACCCCCGCCGATCTGGATGCCCTGCCGGACGAGCTGACTTGTAAGGCGCGGCTTTTGCCTGGCCCTGACTGGCCCACGCGTTTCGCCGCCGCCGCGCAGGCCGAGTTGCGTCCTAAGGTCATCAAAAAGGAAATCGCCAAACTGGTCGAGAAGCTGGGAAAATTCGACCGCCAATGCGACCGGGTCGGCATGACCAACCGCGAGATTCTGGCCGCCGCCCTGAAGTGTCAGGACGTGTTCTTTGAACCGGGTGGCACCTATGCGTGGTTCTTTGAGGCGATGGATGTCGTGGCGCACAGCGGATCGGTTCTGTTTGTCCATGCGGGTCTGTGTGACAGCATGTGCGATCTGCTGGTGACGGGCGGTCCCGACGCGGTCAACGCCCGCTATCGCGCCGAGGCGGAGTGCGCCGCGCTCGGGTTTTATTTTGGGCCGCTGGCCAACCTCGTCCGTACCAAATACCGCAACTCGGATTGCAAGCTGACCGAACGCGGTGTCACCGCATTGCATGAGGCCGGATTCCACATGGTGGTACAGGGGCATGTCAACAATCATCAGGGCCAGCGTCTGCTGGCCAAACGCGGGCTGCTGCATCTCGAAGGTGATGTGACGCTGGACCGCGCGTCCCGGCAGCTCGAAGGGCTGGATGGGATCGGCGCTGGCGCAACCTTGATCTTTCCGACCGGAGATGTGATCGGTCTGAGCAGGGACTTTCCGTGGGCAAAGCATTTTGCGCCGGATCGCATGATCTGA
- a CDS encoding histidine phosphatase family protein yields MTEPGYVAFLRHGAYHQRSGTPSARQPFPLTEQGQVQARAGAGDVAQMIRDHDLRLAPVLHCSRQLRAWQTAEQILSGLREHGYTLDRIEQTSALAERGMGSAANLTTEEIETVLRDDPRHGPPPKGWKSDSDYRLPLEDAESLMDAGLRVARHLQETVQPGLLTIHVGHGASFRHACHHLGLLHRAEIAKLSMFHARPLLLCHNGHGSWRHLAGKWKVRSPKEDPID; encoded by the coding sequence ATGACTGAACCGGGCTACGTCGCCTTTCTGCGTCACGGCGCCTATCACCAACGCAGCGGCACCCCTTCGGCCCGCCAGCCATTTCCCCTGACCGAACAAGGTCAGGTGCAGGCCCGCGCTGGTGCCGGGGACGTGGCGCAGATGATCCGGGACCATGATCTGCGGTTGGCGCCTGTCCTTCACTGCTCGCGGCAACTGCGTGCCTGGCAGACGGCTGAACAGATCTTGTCGGGTTTGCGCGAACACGGCTACACGCTGGACAGGATCGAACAGACCTCGGCGCTGGCGGAACGCGGGATGGGCAGCGCGGCGAACCTGACGACAGAGGAAATCGAGACCGTGTTGCGCGACGATCCACGCCACGGCCCGCCACCAAAGGGCTGGAAATCCGACAGCGACTATCGCCTGCCGCTTGAGGATGCCGAGAGTCTGATGGACGCCGGCCTACGCGTCGCCCGTCACCTGCAAGAGACGGTTCAGCCGGGTTTGCTGACGATCCATGTCGGTCACGGGGCGTCGTTTCGTCATGCCTGTCATCACCTTGGACTGCTGCATCGGGCCGAGATTGCCAAACTCTCGATGTTTCATGCCCGACCGTTACTACTCTGTCACAATGGTCATGGTAGTTGGCGTCATTTGGCTGGGAAGTGGAAGGTCAGGTCACCTAAAGAGGACCCGATCGACTGA
- a CDS encoding HprK-related kinase B, which translates to MKTAADVLARLDLAPAQGSDPFHIAVGPIAVTVLCPGPLRAELMAYFADALAEAPGDIVVHLLPDQTLTPEPTWADWQRDPGKAGRKDATCDLDDARLVRKVRSGVTFLQAPGVAVAFGALGQNVSTVINFVNTQILSACLRDGWQLAHAAAVTRQGRTLAISGLSGGGKSTSILRMMDISGAQFMSNDRVLIRAGTPAQALGIPKHPRINPGTIIGNPRLRGMLSPARRAELEAMPLADLWSLEDKHDLFIPQIYGPDRICYGAALTDFWVLNWSHTTNAPTAVSEVTLTERADLLSAIMKSPGPFYQHRDGRFEPNGATPDPAAYLTALGDVRVSEVSGRVDFDVLAEHGRQLLDD; encoded by the coding sequence ATGAAGACAGCCGCCGATGTTCTGGCCCGACTGGATCTTGCGCCCGCGCAGGGGTCCGACCCGTTTCACATCGCCGTCGGGCCAATCGCGGTCACTGTGTTGTGCCCCGGACCCCTTCGCGCCGAACTGATGGCGTATTTCGCCGACGCTCTGGCAGAGGCGCCCGGCGACATTGTCGTTCACCTGCTGCCGGATCAGACGCTGACGCCAGAGCCGACATGGGCCGACTGGCAGCGCGATCCGGGCAAGGCTGGCCGCAAGGATGCAACCTGCGATCTTGACGACGCCCGACTCGTTCGTAAGGTCCGCAGCGGCGTGACCTTCCTTCAGGCACCGGGCGTGGCCGTCGCCTTTGGGGCGCTTGGGCAGAACGTCAGCACGGTGATCAACTTTGTGAACACGCAGATCCTGTCAGCCTGTCTGCGCGACGGCTGGCAGTTGGCCCATGCGGCAGCGGTGACGCGCCAAGGGCGCACGCTGGCGATTTCGGGTCTGTCGGGGGGGGGGAAATCTACCTCGATCCTGCGGATGATGGATATCTCCGGCGCGCAGTTCATGAGCAATGACCGGGTTTTGATACGCGCTGGCACCCCGGCGCAGGCGCTCGGCATCCCAAAACATCCGCGCATCAATCCGGGTACGATCATTGGCAATCCACGCTTGCGCGGAATGCTGTCGCCCGCCAGGCGGGCCGAACTGGAGGCGATGCCGCTCGCCGATCTATGGTCGCTTGAGGACAAGCACGATTTGTTCATCCCCCAGATTTATGGGCCGGACCGGATCTGCTATGGCGCGGCGCTGACGGATTTCTGGGTGCTGAACTGGAGCCACACGACCAATGCACCAACCGCTGTGTCCGAGGTCACATTGACTGAGCGCGCGGATCTGCTGAGCGCAATCATGAAAAGTCCGGGCCCATTCTATCAGCATCGCGACGGGCGTTTTGAACCGAACGGTGCCACCCCTGATCCCGCCGCCTACCTCACCGCACTGGGCGATGTGCGGGTGTCCGAGGTCTCGGGCCGTGTCGATTTCGACGTTCTGGCTGAACACGGGCGGCAATTGCTGGATGACTGA
- a CDS encoding GAK system ATP-grasp enzyme, which translates to MTKRIGVIGTPGKWSTEALADAIESRTGYRQVIDMANTVLDFEAGTLICDGVDLCQMDGLVLKKIAEDYSPDALDRLEMLRMAEAAGARIFSPAVNVLRLMDRLACTMTLRIADIPMPATTITEDVTAARTALNRYGSAVLKPLFSTKARGMVLLDHDAPDAAAQISAFKVANPVMYIQQKAELSGEDLGMVFLNGAYLCTYARVSQSGSWNTTIHSGGKYAPFTPSPELIELGRKAQAPFGLTFTTVDIALTPNGPIVFEVSAFGGYSGAQKGCGIDAAALVADHVVKEVSQ; encoded by the coding sequence GTGACTAAAAGGATCGGGGTCATCGGAACCCCAGGCAAGTGGTCGACCGAGGCGCTGGCCGATGCGATTGAGTCCCGCACGGGCTATCGCCAGGTGATCGACATGGCGAACACGGTACTGGACTTTGAGGCGGGAACGCTGATCTGCGACGGGGTGGATCTGTGCCAGATGGACGGGCTGGTGCTAAAGAAAATCGCCGAGGATTACAGCCCCGATGCGCTCGACCGGCTGGAAATGTTGCGCATGGCCGAAGCGGCAGGCGCGCGGATTTTCAGCCCCGCGGTCAATGTTCTGCGGCTGATGGATCGGCTGGCCTGCACCATGACCCTGCGCATTGCGGATATCCCGATGCCCGCCACCACGATCACCGAAGATGTGACCGCCGCGCGCACGGCGTTGAACCGCTATGGCTCGGCCGTCCTCAAGCCGTTGTTTTCGACCAAAGCGCGCGGGATGGTCCTGCTGGATCACGACGCCCCGGACGCCGCGGCGCAAATATCGGCGTTCAAGGTGGCCAACCCGGTGATGTATATCCAGCAAAAGGCCGAACTGTCGGGCGAAGACCTTGGTATGGTGTTTCTGAACGGCGCCTACCTTTGCACCTATGCGCGCGTCAGCCAGTCCGGCAGCTGGAACACGACGATCCATTCCGGCGGGAAATACGCGCCCTTTACGCCATCGCCAGAGCTGATCGAGCTGGGTCGCAAAGCACAGGCGCCGTTTGGCCTGACCTTTACCACGGTCGATATCGCGCTGACGCCCAACGGGCCGATCGTGTTCGAGGTCTCGGCCTTTGGCGGCTACAGCGGCGCGCAAAAGGGATGTGGGATTGATGCTGCCGCTCTGGTGGCCGATCATGTCGTCAAAGAGGTGTCGCAATGA
- a CDS encoding aminoglycoside phosphotransferase family protein — protein MALPDAVEENMSFLLAELDGQLSRLTDYFEAPDTDTALSLVQRAGYSTNLSARVRKACLAGMMRGKPGEALKLRLQGIDTIARNLDLLSRLGRRAVEHAERTERPKLLRTDAYVAPVKRVRKRVACISEAMEARNSKLAVEIGQSRAELGEFHDRLFRTYTRDMHGTKHTEDLAHGLLTLNEIHRMGEALLAISEALLSINIGQPVQFERYFTLRSVLDGVKRDEEVKLQPLAETRSGSAISSVNLRNAKGETVAAVFKDGERRKVKEERVGVKSWNSVYPGLAPEILSYERRGKSAALLIEHLEGETFEDIVLGGSDDAMAEAQKALHKTVADIWCQTRTDEPAEMKAMEQLSKRIKDVYRLHRRYARSTQTVNGVTIDSLDQLIIAAAQREARIIAPFSVYIHGDFNLDNVIYDSVARKIRFIDLHRSRYMDYVQDVSVFMVSNYRLQVLDSATRARIATVATEMHGMSAKFARRNKDQTFEYRLALGLARSFASSTRFVVDQDHARRMILRARYVLESALAVPEGREARFKLPIRMLFSD, from the coding sequence GTGGCACTTCCTGACGCTGTCGAAGAGAACATGTCTTTCCTGCTTGCTGAACTTGACGGGCAATTGTCGCGCCTGACTGACTATTTTGAGGCCCCCGACACGGATACGGCGCTAAGTCTGGTCCAGCGGGCGGGCTATTCCACCAACCTGTCTGCGCGGGTGCGCAAGGCCTGCCTTGCCGGAATGATGCGTGGCAAACCCGGAGAGGCGCTGAAACTAAGGCTGCAGGGCATCGACACGATTGCCCGCAATCTTGACCTGTTATCACGTCTGGGGCGGCGCGCTGTCGAACATGCCGAACGCACCGAACGGCCTAAGCTGCTGCGAACAGACGCCTATGTCGCCCCGGTCAAACGAGTTCGCAAGCGGGTGGCCTGCATTTCCGAGGCGATGGAGGCCCGCAATAGCAAGCTGGCGGTTGAGATAGGCCAATCCCGCGCGGAACTGGGGGAATTCCATGACCGGTTGTTCCGGACCTACACGCGGGACATGCACGGTACAAAACATACCGAAGATCTGGCGCATGGTCTGTTGACCCTGAATGAAATCCACCGCATGGGCGAGGCACTGCTGGCAATCAGCGAGGCGCTGCTGTCGATCAATATCGGCCAGCCGGTGCAGTTCGAGCGGTATTTTACGCTGCGCAGTGTGCTTGACGGCGTCAAACGCGACGAAGAGGTCAAGCTGCAACCGCTGGCTGAAACCCGTTCGGGCAGTGCCATTTCGAGCGTGAACCTGCGCAATGCCAAGGGCGAAACCGTCGCAGCCGTTTTCAAGGACGGAGAGCGGCGCAAGGTCAAGGAAGAGCGGGTTGGCGTCAAAAGCTGGAATTCTGTCTATCCCGGTCTCGCGCCCGAAATCCTGTCCTATGAACGGCGCGGAAAATCCGCCGCCCTGCTGATCGAGCATCTGGAGGGCGAAACCTTTGAGGATATCGTGCTTGGCGGCAGTGACGATGCGATGGCCGAGGCGCAGAAGGCCCTGCACAAGACCGTTGCCGATATCTGGTGTCAGACCCGCACCGATGAGCCTGCCGAGATGAAGGCGATGGAGCAATTGTCCAAACGCATAAAGGATGTCTATCGGCTGCACCGCCGGTATGCCCGTAGCACACAGACTGTGAACGGTGTGACGATCGATAGTCTGGATCAACTGATCATCGCCGCCGCGCAGCGTGAAGCGCGGATCATCGCGCCGTTTTCGGTCTATATTCACGGCGATTTCAATCTTGATAACGTGATCTATGATTCCGTCGCCCGGAAAATCCGGTTCATCGACCTGCACCGCTCGCGCTATATGGATTACGTGCAGGATGTGTCGGTGTTTATGGTGTCGAATTACCGGCTTCAGGTGCTGGACAGCGCAACCCGCGCGCGGATCGCGACTGTGGCGACCGAAATGCACGGCATGTCGGCAAAGTTCGCCCGCCGCAACAAGGACCAGACCTTTGAATACCGGCTGGCGCTGGGGCTGGCGCGATCATTCGCCAGTTCGACCCGCTTTGTTGTCGATCAGGACCACGCGCGCCGGATGATCCTGCGGGCCCGCTATGTCCTCGAATCCGCGCTGGCCGTGCCCGAAGGCCGCGAAGCGCGGTTCAAACTGCCCATAAGGATGCTGTTCAGTGACTAA
- a CDS encoding GAK system CofD-like protein — MTSMHVERELRLPDDLRVARSQSAPHLGPRILFFSGGSALNGISRQLKHYTFNSMHLITPFDSGGSSQVLRRAFDMPAVGDLRSRLMALADESVLGQPDVYALFSYRLSKEAPQDKLRAEVARIITGNHPLISAIAKPMRQLIQSLLKSFADEVPDAFDYRNASIGNLILAGGYLSNGHALEPVLFLMSKMVDVRGTVRAIVDENLQLGVDLADGRRIISQRLISGKEAPPIDSPIVRCFLSDGESAMPSDLVPLPKRNRKLIEQADVICYPPGSLYSSVVANLLPAGVGKSITGRRLPKVYLPSLGQDPEALGHDLADQVSAIITPLRADAGPDVAPRQLMTHVLCDTTWSQSQCANVTKQHGIPCLRLPLGLADEPKYDPQKVARILVSLD, encoded by the coding sequence ATGACATCCATGCATGTAGAGCGCGAACTGCGCCTTCCGGACGACCTGCGGGTTGCGCGCTCGCAGAGTGCCCCGCACCTTGGACCGCGCATCCTGTTCTTCAGCGGCGGAAGCGCCCTGAACGGCATTTCCCGCCAGCTCAAGCACTACACCTTCAACTCCATGCACCTGATCACACCCTTCGACAGCGGTGGCAGTTCGCAGGTGTTGCGCCGTGCTTTTGACATGCCCGCTGTGGGGGATCTGCGTTCGCGGCTCATGGCGCTGGCGGATGAATCCGTGTTGGGCCAGCCCGATGTCTATGCGCTGTTCAGCTACCGCCTGTCAAAGGAGGCGCCCCAAGACAAGCTGCGCGCTGAGGTCGCGCGCATCATCACGGGTAATCATCCGCTGATATCCGCCATCGCCAAGCCGATGCGCCAGTTGATCCAGTCACTCTTAAAAAGTTTTGCGGATGAGGTGCCCGACGCGTTCGATTATCGCAATGCCAGCATCGGCAACCTGATCCTTGCCGGTGGATATCTCAGCAACGGGCACGCGCTAGAGCCGGTGCTGTTCCTGATGTCAAAAATGGTGGACGTGCGTGGCACGGTACGCGCCATCGTTGACGAAAACCTTCAGCTTGGCGTCGACCTTGCTGATGGACGCCGCATCATCAGTCAGCGTCTGATCAGCGGCAAAGAAGCCCCGCCGATCGACAGCCCGATTGTGCGATGTTTTCTGAGCGACGGCGAAAGCGCGATGCCGTCAGATCTGGTTCCGTTGCCAAAGCGGAATAGGAAGCTGATCGAACAGGCGGATGTGATCTGCTACCCACCCGGAAGCCTGTATTCCAGCGTCGTCGCCAATCTGCTGCCTGCGGGGGTCGGCAAATCCATCACCGGGCGCCGCCTTCCCAAGGTGTATCTACCCAGCCTCGGACAGGATCCCGAGGCACTCGGGCATGACCTTGCCGATCAGGTGTCAGCCATCATTACCCCGCTGCGCGCCGATGCCGGTCCTGACGTGGCGCCACGCCAGTTGATGACGCATGTGTTATGCGACACCACATGGTCACAGTCGCAATGCGCAAATGTCACGAAACAGCACGGCATTCCCTGCCTTCGCCTTCCTCTCGGCCTTGCCGATGAGCCAAAGTACGACCCGCAAAAGGTCGCGCGGATACTCGTTTCTCTTGATTGA
- a CDS encoding aspartate aminotransferase family protein, translated as MLKNDMLEQWDRENFFHPSTHLAEFARGNVPQRVITGGQGCHIEDREGNRLLDAFAGLYCVNVGYGRQEIAEAIATQARELAYYHAYVGHGTEASITLAKMILDRAPDHMSKVYFGMSGSDANETNIKLVWYYNNILGRPEKKKIISRWRGYHGSGLVTGSLTGLELFHKKFDLPLSQVVHTEAPYYFRRPDLGMSEAQFSAHCAAELEALIVAQGPDTIAAFIGEPVLGTGGIVPPPEGYWAAIQAVLDKYDILLIADEVVTGFGRLGTMFGSEHYGLKPDLITIAKGLTSAYAPLSGSIVSEKMWSVLEQGTDENGPIGHGWTYSAHPIGAAAGVANLRLLDDLDLVRKAGENGAYLNKVMSQALGDHAHVGEIRGAGMMCAIEFVKDRDSRTFFDASEKVGPRIAAALMEENVIGRAMPQGDILGFAPPFCLSTEEADEVADKTARAVRKVLG; from the coding sequence ATGCTGAAAAATGACATGTTGGAGCAGTGGGATCGGGAAAACTTTTTCCACCCGTCAACGCATCTTGCCGAATTTGCACGTGGCAACGTTCCACAGCGGGTAATCACTGGCGGACAGGGTTGCCATATCGAGGATCGCGAGGGCAACCGGCTGCTCGACGCCTTTGCCGGCCTCTATTGTGTCAACGTCGGTTACGGACGGCAAGAAATCGCGGAAGCCATCGCAACGCAGGCCCGCGAGCTGGCCTATTACCACGCGTACGTTGGCCACGGCACCGAAGCCTCGATCACCCTGGCCAAAATGATCCTTGACCGGGCACCCGATCACATGTCCAAAGTCTATTTTGGCATGTCTGGATCAGATGCCAACGAAACGAACATCAAACTGGTTTGGTATTACAACAACATCCTGGGACGCCCAGAGAAGAAAAAGATCATTTCGCGCTGGCGTGGATACCATGGTTCGGGACTGGTCACCGGATCGCTGACCGGGCTGGAACTTTTTCACAAAAAGTTCGACCTGCCGCTGAGTCAGGTGGTTCACACCGAGGCACCTTATTACTTCCGTCGTCCGGATCTCGGCATGAGCGAAGCGCAGTTTTCTGCGCATTGTGCTGCTGAACTGGAGGCCCTGATCGTCGCACAGGGGCCTGACACCATCGCCGCCTTCATCGGCGAGCCGGTCCTGGGAACCGGGGGAATCGTGCCGCCACCTGAAGGATACTGGGCCGCGATTCAGGCTGTGCTGGACAAGTATGACATCCTGCTGATCGCGGATGAAGTTGTCACAGGTTTTGGTCGGCTTGGCACGATGTTCGGATCCGAACATTACGGGCTAAAGCCGGACTTGATCACAATCGCCAAAGGCCTGACCAGCGCCTATGCGCCACTGTCGGGGTCCATCGTGAGCGAGAAGATGTGGAGCGTGCTGGAACAGGGCACGGACGAGAATGGTCCGATCGGCCATGGCTGGACCTATTCGGCCCATCCCATTGGTGCGGCTGCGGGTGTGGCTAACCTCAGGCTGCTCGACGATCTAGATTTGGTGCGCAAAGCGGGCGAGAATGGGGCCTACCTCAACAAGGTCATGTCCCAGGCACTGGGCGATCATGCCCATGTCGGCGAAATCCGGGGCGCGGGCATGATGTGTGCCATCGAATTCGTCAAGGATCGGGATAGCCGGACCTTCTTTGACGCGTCCGAAAAGGTGGGGCCGCGCATCGCTGCCGCCCTGATGGAAGAAAACGTAATCGGACGCGCCATGCCTCAGGGGGATATTTTGGGTTTTGCGCCGCCATTCTGCCTGTCAACAGAAGAGGCCGATGAAGTTGCAGACAAGACCGCGCGCGCGGTGCGCAAGGTTCTGGGCTGA
- a CDS encoding iron-containing alcohol dehydrogenase translates to MVPFALNTPTRIIFGRGRAAGLPEEVAARGRRVLLVRGRSVAWADTCTALLRDLGCTVSVLHSAGEPDLPQIEAALARYRDDRPDCVLAIGGGATLDLAKALAALLPASRPPLIYLEGVGGGQPLDAEPLPFVACPTTSGTGAEATKNAVIGVPSHGRKVSLRDDRMLAVLALVDPALTDNCPRAVTLASGLDAITQVIEPYLSCRANALTDALCRDAIPRGLRALARLMSDEDADARDDMALTSLFGGIALANAGLGAVHGLAGVIGGRFATPHGAICGRLLAPVLRLNEVKVAEAGLDTMRFAEVRVWIATELGGNPADAFDTLECWATLHGLPTLRALMASEADVGQIAEESTAASSMRANPVPLAKDRLEQLLATELSG, encoded by the coding sequence ATGGTGCCGTTTGCGCTGAACACTCCCACGCGGATTATCTTTGGCCGGGGTCGTGCCGCTGGGCTGCCCGAAGAGGTTGCCGCGCGCGGAAGGCGCGTGCTTTTGGTGCGCGGCCGATCCGTTGCATGGGCGGATACCTGCACCGCGTTATTGCGCGATCTCGGCTGTACCGTGTCGGTTCTGCACTCCGCGGGTGAGCCGGACCTGCCGCAGATCGAAGCGGCGCTGGCGCGGTACAGAGATGATCGTCCGGACTGTGTTCTGGCCATTGGTGGCGGCGCGACGCTCGATCTGGCCAAAGCGCTGGCGGCTCTGTTGCCTGCCTCGCGTCCACCGCTGATCTATCTCGAAGGGGTCGGAGGTGGTCAGCCCCTGGATGCCGAACCGCTGCCGTTTGTTGCCTGCCCGACCACTTCGGGCACTGGTGCCGAGGCGACGAAAAATGCCGTAATCGGCGTGCCGTCACACGGGCGCAAGGTCAGCCTGCGCGACGACAGGATGCTCGCCGTACTGGCGCTGGTCGACCCGGCACTGACGGACAATTGCCCGCGTGCCGTCACGCTGGCTTCTGGCCTCGATGCCATCACGCAAGTGATCGAGCCGTATCTGTCCTGCCGTGCCAATGCGCTGACCGACGCGCTTTGCCGCGACGCGATCCCCCGAGGGCTGCGGGCATTGGCACGACTGATGTCGGACGAAGACGCCGATGCGCGCGATGATATGGCGTTGACGAGCCTGTTCGGCGGGATCGCGCTGGCCAATGCCGGGCTTGGTGCGGTGCATGGACTGGCCGGAGTGATCGGTGGTCGGTTTGCAACTCCGCATGGCGCGATCTGTGGTCGGCTTCTTGCCCCAGTTTTGCGCTTGAACGAGGTCAAGGTTGCAGAGGCGGGCCTGGACACCATGCGCTTTGCTGAGGTTCGTGTCTGGATTGCGACTGAGCTGGGCGGAAACCCTGCCGACGCTTTTGATACGTTGGAATGTTGGGCCACATTGCACGGTTTGCCCACGCTGCGGGCTCTGATGGCGTCAGAGGCTGACGTGGGCCAGATCGCTGAAGAGTCGACCGCTGCGTCGTCCATGCGGGCTAATCCGGTGCCGCTGGCCAAAGATCGACTGGAGCAATTGCTGGCAACCGAGTTATCTGGATGA
- a CDS encoding class 1 fructose-bisphosphatase: MTSITLRRHLTDAGHDSDLIFLLEDIASACRATAYEVRNGPLKGNLGVAGSTNVQGEDQKPLDIIANDIFLATCANSPRLAALVSEEIEEVVWLKEPKKGDYLLFFDPLDGSSNLDTNLSVGTIFSIMQVAEDGDRNVLRPGSDQLVAGYALYGPATMMVLAAGKGVQSFTLHQGSGIFRLTHADMKIPEGTAEFSINASRQRFWEPPMRAYVDDCLAGKDGPRGVDFNMRWVASMVAEVHRILMRGGVFLYPLDEKNRDMGGRLRLLYEVAPMAKIIEAAGGAASTGRERIMDLVPTEPHQRVPAILGASDEVWRVEAKHAATP; the protein is encoded by the coding sequence ATGACCTCCATCACTCTTCGCCGCCATCTGACCGATGCCGGGCACGATTCCGACCTGATCTTTCTGCTCGAAGACATCGCGTCGGCCTGCCGCGCCACCGCCTACGAGGTCCGCAACGGCCCGCTCAAGGGCAATCTGGGCGTCGCGGGCAGCACCAATGTGCAAGGCGAGGATCAGAAGCCGCTCGATATCATCGCCAACGACATTTTTCTGGCAACTTGTGCCAATTCTCCCCGTCTTGCCGCGCTGGTGTCGGAAGAGATCGAAGAGGTGGTCTGGCTGAAAGAGCCGAAAAAAGGCGATTATCTGCTGTTTTTCGATCCGCTCGATGGATCATCGAACCTGGATACAAATTTGTCCGTCGGCACGATCTTTTCGATCATGCAAGTCGCCGAGGATGGCGACCGCAACGTGTTGCGCCCCGGCTCTGATCAATTGGTGGCGGGCTATGCGCTGTATGGCCCCGCCACGATGATGGTGCTGGCCGCAGGGAAGGGTGTGCAGAGTTTTACGCTGCATCAGGGCTCTGGTATCTTCCGTTTGACGCATGCCGATATGAAGATCCCCGAGGGGACGGCTGAATTTTCGATCAATGCCTCGCGCCAGCGCTTCTGGGAGCCGCCGATGCGGGCCTATGTCGATGACTGCCTGGCGGGCAAGGATGGGCCGCGTGGCGTGGATTTCAACATGCGTTGGGTCGCGTCGATGGTGGCCGAAGTTCATCGCATTCTGATGCGCGGCGGCGTGTTCCTCTATCCGCTGGACGAAAAGAACCGGGATATGGGGGGACGTTTGCGGCTGCTGTACGAAGTGGCGCCGATGGCCAAAATTATCGAGGCCGCAGGCGGCGCTGCCTCGACCGGACGCGAGCGGATCATGGATCTGGTGCCGACCGAGCCGCATCAACGTGTCCCGGCGATCCTTGGTGCCAGTGACGAGGTTTGGCGGGTCGAGGCTAAACACGCCGCAACGCCCTGA